The segment GAGAGGAGGCGACTGCCGGAGTCCGAAGCCAGAAGTATCTTCAGGCAAATCGTATCCGCCGTCCACTACTGCCACAaggtttgcacacacacacacacacacacacacacacacacacacacacacacacacacacacacacacacactggagatgCACGCGTTCTTGGCCTCAAGAAAATCCTATGAATACAGAAGTGCAGTACGGGAGAGGTGAGCATCTTGTCCCTGCAGTCGGCtgagctttttgtttttattatattcttatTTTGCCTCTCGGCTCCTGTCGTGGATGTCAGGCTCCTTAAATGCCCTCAAATATTGTCCCGAAATAGACAGGAATGTTCCATCATGAATGAATTATTGAATGTGCCTCTGAGGTATGCGGGGcacatggggggtgggggggggggggggggggctgaactTCAAAAGAAGAATGAAAATAGTTctggttctttttgttttggttcctATTCTCAGAATCTAAATATAGCAAGAATAATATCGTTGTTAACCACATTGATTTTTGTCTTTGGCTTTTCAATCTGTgcgttgaacacacacacacacacacacacacacacacacacacacaggctgccgTTAGCTGAAGAGCGGACGGAGGCTATTCTGGCTCGTTGGGCGGCTTTAAGAGAAACTGAGGGCAGTTTTAGAGTTAGAGTTTCTCTGCAGCTTTCCTGGGCTCAGTGAAGTAGAACGAGTGTCTCTTCTCACGATTTTACCAAAGATGAAGCTTGGAAAAACGCGTTCatcctttttaaaaggtgcttgCTCGCCTGTCACATTTAAGCAACTAAATTAGCAGTAAACCCCACGGACCAATCTACACGAAGATGAATGTATGTCCAGCAGCATGAATAACCTCACGGGAGCTTCACTGCTTGATTTGTTTGTGACAGTTTGTTGTGACATTGTAAAATATTACGTTGGACGGGAACTTAAATGATTAACTTCTCCTCCATTTATTTACCATTTAACATTCAcggatgaaagaaaacaaacggATGGTAAACAcaatgctgaagtgtcttaaaacctgcattctctctactgaccaccagggggagactcctctggttatatagaagtctatgcttcatgtcttaaagctgcattctctctcctgaccaccagggggcgactcctctggttgtatagaagtctatgcttcacgtgttaaagctgcattctctctactgaccaccagggggcgactcctctggttgtatagaagtctatgcttcatgtcttaaagctgcattctctctcttgaccaccagggggcgactcctctggttgtatagaagtatatgcttcatgtgttaaagctgcattctctctcctgaccaccagggggcgactcctctggttgtatagaagtctatgcttcatgtcttaaagttgcattctctctcctgaccaccagggggcgactcctctggttgtatagaagtctatgcttcatgtgttaaagctgcattctctttactaaATAGAGGCTTCACAATGTCCACAAACcgatgggtgacgtcacagtgaAACTCTTAAAGTGACAGTGATCCTGATCCACGTGCTTTATATTCTAAACGTCCGACCCTTCGGTCCTAATGTTTGCATGCAGAGGGATCAGCACCGGACCTCATGTGTTTCTGCTCTCCTGCAGAACGGTGTTGTGCATCGAGACCTCAAGCTGGAGAACATCCTCTTGGATCAAGACTTCAACGTGAAGGTAAGATCCACGCACGCTGAGCAATGTGACAGTGATGCACGTTTTGGAGAGAAAAGAACAGATGGCCGGCCTGAGCGTGGAACACATCCGTCGTCTCGTGGTGGAACGTGAAGGCCGAGACTTGGAGCTGCTGACTTCAGCATCCTGGAATGAAGCTGCACGACAGCGCTGCCGGTAATGGATCACCCAACAGAGTGCACATTCAGAACATACGTTGGATCACTTCCAGCCCAGAGTCCTTTTGTAATGTGTTGTTCAGCCACGCACGCCGAACCAGCACCGGCGTACTTCCAGCTCTTATGAAAGAACCCACGGGGGTCGTGTTGGCCTTATTTGGGCATCCCTCTCCTGAGGGTGCTGTGCACGGCCCAGTGGCGTTCGCTCCGCGAGGAAGGTTTTAATGTCGGTTTGCTCCATCAAAAGAAAAGGCCCTCCATTCATCACAAACCTCCGGTTCACCGAATATGTGCACAGCTATGACACGACAGACAGATTATGATTGAACTAAATACAGAAAATGAACCCTCCTTTTTACTGCAGTCATTCCCAAAGACTGCACCCACAGGAGATTTACTTTGGGTCGCCAGAAATCTCCGTAATCTTCTATTTAACGTTTCTATCTGCAGTACACAAATGAGCCACAAGTGGGAGCCCGACTGTTTATGTTGTCCTGATGATGTGTCCCACTCATAACAATGAATCTAATGTAAAAGTCTGGCTAGTTTAGTTTTATTGACGAGAGGAAACTACTGAGCTAGTTTGTTtgattccaccatgctttcatgctacaccGGTTACAGAGAACGAGCCAAACAAAGTGTGGATGAAGCCATCGGTCAGCTTCGTTTATACAGAAGCTCATAAACATGGCCGCTGCTCGGATGTTGATTTGAACGCTTGCTGGTTGACACCTGTTGACAGCGGAGTGCTTTCCTACTCTGTGACGAGAGAGTGAGGACGAAGCATTACGTTGTTAAATGTCACTCGTTCACTTCGGTTCTCTTTGCTTCTCGAGGCCGCTTTTAGTTGTACCACATGACGGCGGTACACGTAACAATGGCCGCCGCTAAGCTTGATAGCTTTTAGCTATGTTTGTTCTTCTCCTATTctatttgtattacatttatactgcaggacggacacacacacacacacggtagcCTGTAGCCTGTAGCCTGTATAAAGTGGTGCCCGACTCACATCCTCAGTCTGCACATCTTGTTGCCACCGCACACATAATATCAACAGCGAGCTGGCTCGTATACACAACGTCATCTTCCGCCTGTGAGGTCTCCGTTCTGCGGAAATGAAGCCGTCACTCTTGAGCATTCTCAACACCAGAGGCTCTGATAGTGTGTGCGATCTCTCCAGATAGAGAGGCGCCTCGAGCGAGTGGTTGTTCCAGCCTGAATGCTTTTGGCCCCGCCCCTCTTTCCTCTCGGCATAACTATTCGCGGCTCCTCTAAAAGGAGCTGCGTTCGGGGTCGTTGTTGTTGCCTTTTGCCACACGGCTGAGAGTTTGCAGCACACGCAACGAAAAGGAATCCGGGTGGCGTGAGGGGAGAATTTATAAAGGTTCAGGGTTAACCGATTAGTCCAGAATGGTGTCTAGTTAAATCATCTGTGacccttttgtttgtgtgtccacaCGTTTGACACATAATCCTGCAAGGATTAATAAGGGGGGGCTACACTATGATGTCCTTTGGGAATACATGCTGGTTGTTGGTCTAGTTTCCAGAGGAGCAACAAAGGACACAACGCAACAATCAAACTGTATTGgatgttctctctttctctgcagctgGCTGACTTTGGCCTTTCCAATCACTTCCAGAGGGGCAGTCTGCTGCAGACGTACTGTGGAAGTCCGCTCTATGCTTCCCCAGAGATAGTGAAAGGACTGCCCTACCAGGGGCCCGAGGTGAGTCAGCGCACAAGGGCCaacacaccagaaacacaccaaaaacactccaaaaacaccacagaaaaacaatagaaacacacaaagaaacactccaaaaacacaccagaaacacacaccaaaaacacaccagaaacacacaccaaaaacactccaaaaacacaccagaaacacaatagaaacacacaaagaaacactccaaaaacacacaaaaaaacaccagaaacacacaccaaaaacacaccagaaacactccaaaaacacacaaaaaaacaccagaaacacacaccaaaaacacaccagaaacactacaaaaacacaccaaaaacacacaaagaaacactacaaaaacaccaaaaaaacacaccagaaacacacaccaaaaacacaccagaaacacaatagaaacacacaaagaaacactccaaaaacacacaaaaaacacaccagaaacacacaccaaaaacacaccagaaacactacaaaaacacaccaaaaacacaaaaagaaacactccaaaaacacacaaaaaacacacaaagaaacactccaaaaacacacaaaaaacacaccagaaacacaccaaaaacactccaaaaacaccacagaaacacaatagaaacacacaaagaaacactccaaaaacacaccagaaacacacaccaaaaacacaccagaaacacacaccaaaaacactccaaaaacacaccagaaacacaatagaaacacacaaagaaacactccaaaaacacacaaaaaaacaccagaaacacacaccaaaaacacaccagaaacactccaaaaacacacaaaaaaacaccagaaacacacaccaaaaacacaccagaaacacaccaaaaacacaccaaaaacacaccaaaaacacacaaagaaacactacaaaaacaccaaaaaaacacaccagaaacacacaccaaaaacactacaaaaacactccaaaaacacacaaaaaacacatcagaaacacacaccaaaaacacaccagaaacactacaaaaacacaccaaaaacacaaaaagaaacactccaaaaacacacaaaaaacacacaaagaaacactccaaaaacacacaaaaaacacaccagaaacacaccaaaaacactccaaaaacaccacagaaacacaccagaaacacaatagaaacacacaaagaaacactccaaaaacacacaaaaaacacaccagaaacacacaccaaaaacacaccagaaacactacaaaaacacaccaaaaacacaaaaagaaacactccaaaaacacacaaaaaatacaccagaaacacacaccaaaaacacaccagaaacactacaaaaacacaccaaaaacactacaaaaacactacaaaaacacaccagaaacactacaaaaacacaccaaaaacacacaaagaaaacactccaaaaacacaccaaaaacacaatagaaacacattaaaaaaaccaTGTTCACTTAGAGACGAGGGAACAGGAACAGATTCTTGTCACACTTAAAATGATATCCAATAAAGCACCGCGTCAGTGTGTTGAAGCGAAgcctgaatgcatttcttttgtggGCTTTCTCGACCTGCAGGTGGACTGCTGGGCCCTGGGGGTGCTGCTCTACGCCCTGGTGTACAGCAGCATGCCGTTCGATGGCGCCGGCCACGCCGCGCTCACGGAGCACATCAGCCAAGGCCGCTACCGCAGACCCGACCCCCCCTCAGGTAATCGACATTGTGCGTCACCCGATCACCCGTTGGACTGCGGTTGTGCGTCGTTCTCACGAGTGTCCCGTGAATAACCGCCgactctgctccctccagaCGCCTGCGCTCTCATCGACTGGCTGTTGGCGGTGCGCGTGGACGAAAGGGCCACTGTCGAGGACGTGGCCAACCACTGGTGGGTGAACTGGGGCTTTGAAGAGAGTGTGTGCGACTGCCCTTCGTCTCCACACCAAGAGtgcccctcccccctgctgGCTCGCTACATCGACTGGCAGAGTCGGGTTGCGGCGACCAGCAACATGGCCGTCGACCCGGCATGCCCGTCCTCAGACGCCTCCTGCCTGCCCCAGCCCTTTTGCTTCAGCTTACCTCTGCAGAGTGatcgtggaggaggaggaggaggaggaagggtaCGAGGGGGAATGTCAAGCCTGAGGAAGTCACGCAAGGAGAACACAATTCCCCAGACTTCACTGGGAGCTTGTGGCGGCGTTTGTGCTGCAGCTGCCTCCTCCGGTGGGATTTCCTCCGCTTCCAccagtgagagaaagaaacccAAAAGTATCCTGAAACCCCAGAGGAGCTTTGACTCCGTCTTTCCCAGCGCTGCTAAAGAAAACCCCTCCTCCCAACCCGGTCCCGCGGCTCCCCAAACTTACCGAACGCATCATGCCGATGTGCTGTCCACCGGCCCGCCACCTCCCTCTACCTTCAGTCAACCCTCGTCCAAAATGCCCAAGAAGGGGATACTGAAGAACCAGTGTGGAGGGGGGTCGGGTCGCGGCTCAACCTCCGACGGGGGGACCTCTGAGGTAAAAGCCGGGGGGGGTGCAGGAGATCTGTGCTCCCGCAAACAGCCCCCGTGTCTCCCAGCGGCAGGAGACAGCGGCGCCACGCAAGCCGAGGCGGCGAGAAGAAGGAAGGGGATCCTGAAGCGCAACGGCAAGTTCTCTCGTAGTCTCGATCTCCCCGACGAGCTCCGCTCGGCCCCCGCGACGTTCCCCGAGgccctgcagcagctcctccgggGCGCCAGGGGGCGCCGCAGCCGTCCCTCCAGCGTGGTGAGCGAGGACAGCCTCTTCTCCTCCGATTCCTTCGACCTCCTGGACCTCAGCGCCCAATCGCGTCGCAGGTTTTTCTCCCGCGGGAGGCGGCACAGCGCCTGCAGCTCCGAGGAAGACCTGGACCGGCCGAGGGCCGAGGAGGACGGAGACGGCGGAGGACCGAAAGACATGCTCACATGAGACCGAGGACATGTGACGAGTTGGGGGTTGAACGCCGGCTCTTCGCTTCACCTTTCAATGAACTGGAGAACAAGGACTCTGTCGATGTAGGGCGCCGTGTTCTTGGCGTATTTGCGTCTGTATTGAACGATGAATGAGCCTTGAACATCTGCTGCCCCCAATGGAGAGAAAAGGCTCTCCAGTCCAGTTCAAGTGACGTTACTGTAGAAAATAAAAGGAGGAGCTTGTTGCTGGTgagtgttttatttactgtgagCTCATCGATACAAAGTCTTGTAAAGTGTTCACGCCAAACGCGACGAGGTTCCATACAAAGCGAATGCAAAAACGGGAAATATATACGCGAGGAAACACGAAATTCACGGCCAGAATTTGCCTCATTTCGAagttcaaatatataataaaaagcaAAGAATCAACGCTTTTTGCTGTGAAACGCTGGGTTGAAGTATGATGACCCAGCGCCATGTTGGATGTGTACATCCATGTATCAgatgtcaccaaaaaaaaacaccaacaataaATATGAAGTGTGTTTCCGTCCACCTGctttttatgtaaatatttaaaattacaacaaagaatatagtttttttgtttagtttttttttacctttgtcCGAGGAGGTTTGAGGTTTGACCGgcgctctttttttaaaaacgaaGGGCTAGTGGACGGAAAAgaacttgaacacatgaactcgcTTTTTGTTTGCACACTTTTCTGGTTAAAAGTGGTTAAAATGTGCGCTTCACTTGGATGGAAACGGGAGGCTCTTTTGAGAGGATGAATTCTGCAAAACGGAaactgtttttcattttatttaaagccCTTCATAAGAAACATTCTTTACacaagtttatttatttgcgGTGTTTGTCAACAATGATAACGTCTCctataaagacacattttatattaacaCAACTGTGTTTTACTACGTTTCCACACCACTCGGTTTTTATTgccgacagacacacaaataaatgctTACGGGGACATTATTGTGTGTTGCAAACCATCcatcaaatgttttaaatacacTGTCTTTAAAAGCTAAATAGGGGGAGTtagtattaattattatatatttatataatactaTGTAATTTGCTCCTTTGCCCCGAATAGATCGCATTGCTTTTTATTGAGACACCACCAGTTAATTCAAATGAGGGCAGTAGATTTGTGGAATCTGTCATTTCTGGTTATTGTGAGAAAagaagtttgttttgttttatttgttttattttcttttgtttgtttcatacTTTATTTTTGTTGGGGGGGATGGGTGAATAAATTATGTGAACTTGAATACGTTCCACTTGTCGAGAGATGAATGACACAAAGGGATCGTTTTACGTTAATCAGAACATgaagagtatatatatataaatatgtacacataaatatataaataaatatatataatgatatatatttatttatatatatatatatatatatttatatataatgaaGCACGGAAAAGAAAGGGACATTTTAAGACAAATCACGCTTTTATTCCCAATGTTATTTCTGTAGACCAGGAACGTTTCTCCTTTTGTCCCCGAGTGGGGACACAATGCAGATAATTCATTGAACGTTGTTTATGAAATAACCAAAAGATTTGAATGTACTCCCAGAGTCCCGTGTGTCCATAAACACAGAGTCTTCATTATGGTTCATGTACTGAACTAAAACACGCAGCGGAGGTCAAATGAGGCTAAATGTAGTATTTACATGACCGAGTGCTAATTTGGGAATAAATGTTTTAGAACTCTAGAAATGCGACTTCACTTCAAGTGTGTTTACGTTCTATTTGTGCAAAGAGAAGGATTAATACATAAACTGCAGAACATGTTTGAAAAAAGGTATTCAATGAGGCATTGTGGGTCGTGCATGCTTttccctttgtttcctttggCTTCTACTTAACACTGTTCTAAACAGAGACTGTTTTGCTCAAGGCTTTCACGctttcatacatatttaaagctgcattctctctcctgaccaccagggggcgactccttcaTTTTCCGCAATGGATTGACACCATGTTCTAACCTCTCAGGCTCGTGAAATCCCTTCAGACGTTATTAGATATTGTCGAAAAGTCCACGCGTGAAGATTGAACGAAGCAAAAGTCACCAGCAGGTCTTGTTTGGATGTGGAGAAGTCTGGTATGGCTGATGTATACAGAGGGCTTACTCATCGTAGTgtaaacatacagtaaatacgTAGTCCAGAGACTTTAATGTTAATGGCTGATTGATGCAGCGAAGCACTTTGTTCACTCagagagtgatggaggaagTTCAGAGCAGAGGTCTGATGGTACCATTTCGAAACATCAGTTGTTACGCAACAGCTGCCATTCAtcggctgtatagaagtctatgctatatgtgttaaagctgcattctctctcctgaccaccagggggcgactcctctggttgtatagaagtctatgcttcatgtgttaaagctgcattctctctcctgaccaccagggggcgactcctctggttgtatagaagtctatgcttcatgtgttaaagctgcattctctctactgaccaccagggggcgactcctctggttgtatagaagtccatgcttcatgtgttaaagctgcattttctctcctgaccaccagggggcgactcctctggttgtatagaagtctatgcttcatgtgttaaagctgcattctctctactgaccaccagggggcgactcctctggttgtatagaagtctatgcttcatgtgttaaagctgcattctctctcctgaccaccaggaggcgactcctctggttgtatagaagtctatataaataactctacttctcttgatttattccctcagtaaacattgtaaacattagtttttggtctcaatctctagtttcaagtcttcttcaatacaacatgaaaaaaaaacaaagatggtgacgaccacgGATTATGAAACCTTTAAtactgtattaatactgtaaataaaataactgtACGGTAACAGCACAGTTATTTTATCAAACAAGCAACATGGACTTTAAAGAAGTAATCAAAATATCTGCGATGAATACTAATGCAAACCAGGAGGAAGTGGTTCACAGCTAATTCATGAAGGCCAACGCTCACATGTGGTTAAAAGTACCATTGAGTGGACAACTTTACTGGATTTAATGCTGATTGCTGGTGCTCATGCAGCAAGTGAATGGATTATAATGGAGAAATCCTCCATTACCCACACATGGCCATGAGTCCTTGAATTGGGTTATTGGTTTGGTTGAGTGGGAAGAAGCAAGTATTTGCTGGAAAATACACTCAACTAAAAGCACTTGTTGAGacttaattcactgttacattGCAATTGAAAAGCAatctacttttatttaattatattcaattgtttgctaaaaaaaaggctttgtgGCATTTACAATATCCAgatattaaaaagtaaataaagcc is part of the Cyclopterus lumpus isolate fCycLum1 chromosome 7, fCycLum1.pri, whole genome shotgun sequence genome and harbors:
- the LOC117733882 gene encoding NUAK family SNF1-like kinase 1 isoform X2, translated to MSDDTRPVKVDNEPDDRLRSSRSERGTPENRDIWDSTVRLGSQVAIKSIRKERITDDLDRVHIQREIEITASLKHPNIVRFHEVFESRDKIVIVMEYASRGELYDYVQERRRLPESEARSIFRQIVSAVHYCHKNGVVHRDLKLENILLDQDFNVKLADFGLSNHFQRGSLLQTYCGSPLYASPEIVKGLPYQGPEVDCWALGVLLYALVYSSMPFDGAGHAALTEHISQGRYRRPDPPSDACALIDWLLAVRVDERATVEDVANHWWVNWGFEESVCDCPSSPHQECPSPLLARYIDWQSRVAATSNMAVDPACPSSDASCLPQPFCFSLPLQSDRGGGGGGGRVRGGMSSLRKSRKENTIPQTSLGACGGVCAAAASSGGISSASTSERKKPKSILKPQRSFDSVFPSAAKENPSSQPGPAAPQTYRTHHADVLSTGPPPPSTFSQPSSKMPKKGILKNQCGGGSGRGSTSDGGTSEVKAGGGAGDLCSRKQPPCLPAAGDSGATQAEAARRRKGILKRNGKFSRSLDLPDELRSAPATFPEALQQLLRGARGRRSRPSSVVSEDSLFSSDSFDLLDLSAQSRRRFFSRGRRHSACSSEEDLDRPRAEEDGDGGGPKDMLT
- the LOC117733882 gene encoding NUAK family SNF1-like kinase 1 isoform X1 — translated: MGRREADSRGAMTTSDRFALGCPRDAASTRGSPGPDAPEAALEVKKHQHKHNLKHRYEVMETLGRGTYGKVRRAVERASLRTVAIKSIRKERITDDLDRVHIQREIEITASLKHPNIVRFHEVFESRDKIVIVMEYASRGELYDYVQERRRLPESEARSIFRQIVSAVHYCHKNGVVHRDLKLENILLDQDFNVKLADFGLSNHFQRGSLLQTYCGSPLYASPEIVKGLPYQGPEVDCWALGVLLYALVYSSMPFDGAGHAALTEHISQGRYRRPDPPSDACALIDWLLAVRVDERATVEDVANHWWVNWGFEESVCDCPSSPHQECPSPLLARYIDWQSRVAATSNMAVDPACPSSDASCLPQPFCFSLPLQSDRGGGGGGGRVRGGMSSLRKSRKENTIPQTSLGACGGVCAAAASSGGISSASTSERKKPKSILKPQRSFDSVFPSAAKENPSSQPGPAAPQTYRTHHADVLSTGPPPPSTFSQPSSKMPKKGILKNQCGGGSGRGSTSDGGTSEVKAGGGAGDLCSRKQPPCLPAAGDSGATQAEAARRRKGILKRNGKFSRSLDLPDELRSAPATFPEALQQLLRGARGRRSRPSSVVSEDSLFSSDSFDLLDLSAQSRRRFFSRGRRHSACSSEEDLDRPRAEEDGDGGGPKDMLT